A region of Candidatus Neomarinimicrobiota bacterium DNA encodes the following proteins:
- the lspA gene encoding signal peptidase II encodes MKIFGLSAFIVILDQVTKVLTRSLMDFGDSIPVIKNFFHITHITNDGMAFGIDMPFGSYLLPIITAGLILFLIKMILDAQENSIVYQAGLGLILGGAIGNFIDRILFGKVTDFLHFMVGDWEWYIFNIADSGVSVGFALVLYFTFFIQPKTNPQS; translated from the coding sequence ATGAAAATATTTGGGTTAAGCGCCTTTATTGTGATCTTAGACCAGGTTACGAAGGTGCTGACTCGTAGCCTGATGGATTTCGGCGATTCTATCCCCGTCATCAAAAATTTCTTTCATATCACACACATTACTAATGATGGCATGGCATTTGGGATTGATATGCCTTTTGGCTCTTATCTCTTGCCTATTATAACTGCTGGTCTCATCCTTTTCCTCATAAAGATGATTTTGGATGCACAAGAAAATTCAATTGTGTATCAAGCAGGTCTCGGACTGATTTTAGGTGGGGCAATTGGGAATTTTATTGATCGGATTCTTTTTGGCAAAGTAACAGACTTTCTTCACTTCATGGTTGGCGATTGGGAATGGTATATTTTTAACATCGCTGATTCGGGCGTATCAGTCGGATTCGCATTGGTTCTGTATTTCACCTTTTTCATTCAACCGAAAACTAATCCTCAATCGTGA